From one Streptomyces sp. CA-210063 genomic stretch:
- a CDS encoding endonuclease/exonuclease/phosphatase family protein, producing MPNHSRVTRRLSLKTALAAAVLLPLSHTGMSVEPAAAAEELAGPRLDTMSFNLRYASTTQPNSWAVRRPVMRALLRQEAPHVIGTQEGLHQQLLDIEADLGANYRWIGTGRAGGNRDEFMAVFYDTRRLAPVEHQHFWLSDTPEVPGSNTWGGGSIRMVTWVRFRDLQDGGREFYFLNTHLDNVSQYARERSAALIAQRIAGFDQSLPLVVTGDFNVAAHRNTVYDTMLGAGLVDTWDTAAERGELYATFHGYRPLTPGGDRIDWILATPEVTAHRASINTFSLNGQFPSDHLPVQASLTLG from the coding sequence GTGCCGAACCACAGCCGAGTCACGCGTCGCCTCAGTCTGAAGACCGCCCTCGCCGCGGCGGTGCTGCTGCCCCTGTCCCACACCGGAATGTCCGTCGAACCCGCCGCCGCGGCGGAGGAACTCGCCGGCCCCCGTCTCGACACGATGTCGTTCAACCTGCGCTACGCGAGCACCACCCAGCCCAACAGCTGGGCCGTGCGCAGGCCGGTGATGCGGGCACTGCTGCGGCAGGAAGCGCCCCATGTCATCGGTACCCAGGAAGGCCTCCACCAGCAGCTCCTCGACATCGAGGCCGACCTCGGGGCGAACTACCGCTGGATCGGCACCGGACGCGCCGGCGGCAACCGCGACGAGTTCATGGCGGTCTTCTACGACACCCGCCGGCTCGCGCCCGTCGAGCACCAGCACTTCTGGCTCTCCGACACTCCGGAGGTGCCCGGCTCCAACACCTGGGGCGGCGGCTCCATCCGCATGGTCACCTGGGTCCGGTTCCGCGATCTGCAGGATGGCGGCAGAGAGTTCTACTTCCTCAACACCCACCTCGACAACGTCAGCCAGTACGCCCGCGAGCGTTCCGCGGCGCTGATCGCCCAGCGCATCGCCGGGTTCGACCAGTCGCTCCCCCTCGTCGTCACCGGCGACTTCAATGTCGCGGCCCACAGGAACACGGTCTACGACACGATGCTGGGCGCCGGACTCGTCGACACCTGGGACACGGCGGCCGAGCGCGGTGAGCTGTACGCGACCTTCCACGGCTACCGGCCGCTGACGCCGGGCGGCGACCGCATCGACTGGATCCTGGCCACGCCGGAGGTCACGGCGCACCGGGCCTCCATCAACACCTTCTCCCTGAACGGCCAGTTCCCCAGCGATCATCTGCCCGTACAGGCGTCGCTGACGCTGGGCTGA
- a CDS encoding rhamnogalacturonan lyase yields MQHPQRHHRRRALRSAVTAALVAAGLTTFTGTPAQAATARQVEALDRGVVSVHVDSGNLVSWRWLGTDPNDVSFNVYRAGTKVNSTPITGSTNYFHSGAPAQADYTVRAIVGGVEQGDSVHAVQLRTGYKDVPISAPAGGTTPDGVAYTYEANDASVGDLDGDGALEFVLKWQPTNAKDNSQSGYTGNTIIDGIKLDGTRLWRIDLGRNIRSGAHYTQFQVYDYDGDGKAEIAAKTADGTVDGTGAVIGSSSADHRNSSGYILSGPEYLTMFNGRTGKAMQSVDYVPARGTVSSWGDSYGNRVDRFLAGTAYLDGARPSLIMARGYYTRSVIAAWDWRNGSFTRRWTFDTSSSTNSGRGYDGQGSHSLSVGDVDNDGKDEIVYGSMAVDDNGNALWTTRTGHGDAQHLGDLDPSTSGLEYFKVSESTSQPAELYINPANGAIRWQLAACCDNGRGVAGDVHAGNDGPEMWSASDTSIRDEAGATKGREPSSVNFLSWWDGDPVRELLDGTRIDKYGTSSDTRLLTGSGVSSNNGTKATPALSGDILGDWREEVVWRTSGNTALRIYSTPVETGTKITTLLHDPMYRTGLAWQNTAYNQPPHTSFFIGAGMPTAPRPTVYTP; encoded by the coding sequence GTGCAGCACCCGCAGAGGCACCACAGACGCCGAGCCCTGCGCTCGGCTGTGACAGCGGCCCTCGTCGCCGCCGGACTCACCACGTTCACCGGCACGCCCGCCCAGGCCGCCACCGCCCGCCAGGTCGAGGCCCTGGACCGAGGCGTGGTCAGTGTGCACGTCGACAGCGGCAACCTGGTCAGCTGGCGCTGGCTGGGCACCGACCCGAACGACGTGTCGTTCAACGTCTACCGGGCCGGAACGAAGGTCAACTCGACGCCGATCACCGGCTCCACCAACTACTTCCACTCCGGTGCCCCCGCCCAGGCCGACTACACGGTCCGCGCGATCGTGGGCGGCGTGGAACAGGGTGACTCGGTGCACGCCGTCCAACTCCGCACCGGCTACAAGGATGTGCCGATCAGCGCCCCCGCCGGCGGGACCACCCCGGACGGAGTCGCGTACACCTACGAGGCCAACGACGCCTCCGTGGGTGACCTCGACGGCGACGGCGCCCTGGAGTTCGTCCTGAAGTGGCAGCCGACGAACGCCAAGGACAACTCCCAGTCCGGCTACACCGGCAACACGATCATCGACGGCATCAAGCTCGACGGCACCCGTCTGTGGCGCATCGACCTGGGCCGCAACATCCGCTCGGGCGCGCACTACACACAGTTCCAGGTGTACGACTACGACGGCGACGGCAAGGCCGAGATCGCCGCCAAGACGGCGGACGGCACGGTCGACGGCACCGGCGCGGTCATCGGCAGCTCCTCCGCCGACCACCGCAACTCCAGCGGTTACATCCTGTCCGGCCCCGAGTACCTGACCATGTTCAACGGCCGGACCGGCAAGGCGATGCAGAGCGTCGACTACGTCCCGGCCCGTGGCACGGTCTCGTCCTGGGGCGACTCGTACGGCAACCGCGTGGACCGCTTCCTCGCCGGGACGGCGTACCTGGACGGCGCCCGGCCCTCGCTGATCATGGCGCGCGGCTACTACACCCGTTCGGTGATCGCCGCCTGGGACTGGCGGAACGGCTCCTTCACCCGCCGCTGGACCTTCGACACCAGCTCCTCCACCAACAGCGGCCGAGGCTACGACGGGCAGGGCTCGCACAGCCTCTCCGTCGGTGACGTCGACAACGACGGCAAGGACGAGATCGTGTACGGCTCGATGGCCGTGGACGACAACGGCAACGCCCTGTGGACCACCAGGACGGGCCACGGGGACGCGCAGCACCTCGGTGACCTCGACCCGTCCACCTCGGGCCTGGAGTACTTCAAGGTCTCCGAGTCCACCTCCCAGCCGGCAGAGCTGTACATCAACCCGGCCAACGGGGCGATCCGCTGGCAGCTGGCCGCCTGCTGCGACAACGGCCGGGGAGTCGCCGGGGACGTCCACGCCGGCAACGACGGCCCCGAGATGTGGTCCGCCTCCGACACGTCCATCCGTGACGAGGCCGGCGCGACGAAGGGCCGCGAGCCCTCCTCCGTCAACTTCCTCTCCTGGTGGGACGGCGACCCGGTCCGTGAACTCCTCGACGGCACCCGCATCGACAAGTACGGCACCTCCTCCGACACCCGCCTGCTGACCGGCTCCGGGGTCTCCTCCAACAACGGCACCAAGGCCACCCCCGCCCTCTCCGGCGACATCCTCGGCGACTGGCGCGAGGAGGTCGTCTGGCGGACCAGCGGCAACACGGCCCTCAGGATCTACTCGACCCCGGTCGAGACCGGCACGAAGATCACGACCCTGCTGCACGACCCGATGTACCGCACGGGTCTGGCCTGGCAGAACACCGCCTACAACCAGCCCCCGCACACCAGCTTCTTCATCGGCGCCGGGATGCCCACGGCACCCAGGCCGACGGTGTACACGCCGTAG
- a CDS encoding helix-turn-helix transcriptional regulator has product MKSSRLVSILLLLQTRGRMTAAQLAEQLEVSVRTVYRDVEALGAAGVPLYGDAGHAGGYRLLDGYRTRLTGLTTDEAEALFLAGAPGPAAELGLGAVLAAAQLKVRAALPAELRAHADRVAGRFHLDAPGWYAEADDTPFLPAVADAVWNSRVLHVLYRRWAEPTDVRRRLEPYGIVLKAGRWYVVAGPAPRTYRVDQILELTAPDEEFTRPGDFDLAAYWTAYQRGFQDRLYRGEALVRLAPGASLARAVPVDGGAGDDGWTTARVPIESVEHAQGEFLRLGAAIEVLEPAELRRRMAKTVAELAERYGNVAGIGGDR; this is encoded by the coding sequence GTGAAGTCCAGCCGACTCGTCTCGATCCTTCTCCTGCTCCAGACCCGGGGCCGGATGACCGCCGCCCAGCTCGCCGAGCAGCTGGAGGTCTCCGTCCGCACGGTCTACCGGGACGTGGAGGCGCTGGGTGCGGCCGGGGTCCCGCTGTACGGCGACGCGGGCCACGCCGGCGGCTACCGCCTCCTCGACGGCTACCGCACCCGCCTCACCGGCCTGACGACCGACGAGGCCGAAGCCCTGTTCCTCGCGGGCGCCCCCGGTCCCGCCGCCGAACTGGGCCTCGGCGCGGTCCTGGCGGCCGCCCAGCTGAAGGTCCGCGCCGCCCTCCCCGCCGAGCTGCGGGCCCACGCGGACCGGGTCGCCGGCCGCTTCCACCTGGACGCCCCCGGCTGGTACGCGGAGGCCGACGACACCCCGTTCCTGCCCGCCGTCGCCGACGCGGTGTGGAACAGCCGGGTCCTGCACGTCCTCTACCGCCGCTGGGCCGAGCCCACCGATGTACGGCGCCGCCTCGAACCGTACGGAATCGTCCTCAAGGCGGGCCGCTGGTACGTCGTCGCCGGCCCCGCCCCGCGCACGTACCGCGTCGACCAGATCCTCGAACTCACCGCGCCCGACGAGGAGTTCACCCGCCCCGGCGACTTCGATCTGGCCGCGTACTGGACGGCGTACCAGCGTGGCTTCCAGGACCGGCTGTACCGGGGCGAGGCACTGGTCCGGCTGGCGCCGGGCGCGAGCCTCGCCAGGGCCGTGCCGGTCGACGGGGGTGCTGGGGACGACGGTTGGACCACGGCCCGGGTGCCGATCGAGTCGGTGGAGCACGCCCAGGGAGAGTTCCTGCGGCTGGGCGCGGCCATCGAAGTGCTGGAACCTGCCGAGCTGCGCCGGAGGATGGCCAAAACGGTGGCCGAACTGGCCGAAAGGTACGGCAACGTGGCCGGGATCGGTGGCGACCGGTAG